In Microcoleus sp. FACHB-831, the following proteins share a genomic window:
- a CDS encoding ATP-binding protein — protein sequence MTAPADFQLTSLESTDLASANPAPNLNGFLHGLGAELAFTQDASGQYLGFYWQSGQRYGLTSDRLVGRELSHSFGPVARDAYLAQIKRILELRIPESGSYEFTCGGQSLVFELTITPILPPDGIATAVLVMGCQSHQMKEAIALVDPDTHERLVASLARNIRRTLDLDTIWQQTVMGLGKALNASRCIICSYKPGTTKVQVEAEYAQPQLRSMLGEKLVFADEPELFQAIETLEPVTIYEDRASSYKQLSVLAIATCDQDHPNGLIVLHQTDRQRQWQPEELDMVRELADQVGSAIAHATLYKELEAAREQAEEASRLKSQFLANTSHELRTPLNGMIGFLKLILDDIADDPEEQREFIQEAYNSALHLLNIINDILDIARIEAGKMNLDMGPVKLQELFSNVENFTGNQAHQKNLSFTIDMPATHDEIILYGNYQRLLQVMLNLVGNAIKFTHEGGVTVSAEVIKKKVKFAGQELPGMVKVQVADTGIGVSLVDQDKLFQSFSQVDGERTRTYGGTGLGLAISQKLMEAMGGVVNFYSMGEGLGSTVTFTVPLFQEPLMVTTS from the coding sequence ATGACTGCTCCTGCTGATTTTCAATTAACTTCTCTAGAGTCAACAGATTTGGCATCTGCCAATCCTGCACCAAACCTGAATGGATTTTTGCATGGGTTAGGAGCCGAACTGGCGTTTACTCAAGATGCATCAGGCCAATACCTTGGATTTTATTGGCAGTCTGGCCAACGCTACGGTCTGACATCGGATCGGCTTGTTGGACGAGAATTAAGCCATAGTTTTGGCCCGGTAGCACGTGATGCTTATCTAGCTCAAATAAAGAGAATTCTTGAGCTGAGAATTCCCGAAAGCGGCAGTTACGAGTTTACCTGCGGCGGTCAGTCTTTAGTATTTGAGCTGACGATAACACCGATTTTGCCCCCTGATGGAATTGCAACGGCGGTTCTAGTGATGGGATGCCAATCGCATCAAATGAAAGAGGCGATCGCGCTAGTAGATCCAGATACCCACGAAAGGCTCGTGGCTTCCCTCGCCCGCAATATCAGGCGAACCCTAGATCTAGACACCATTTGGCAGCAAACAGTCATGGGTCTGGGAAAAGCATTGAATGCTAGCCGCTGTATTATCTGCTCCTACAAGCCTGGAACAACAAAAGTACAGGTAGAAGCGGAGTATGCCCAGCCCCAGTTACGTTCGATGCTGGGTGAAAAGCTCGTATTTGCTGATGAGCCGGAACTATTTCAAGCAATTGAAACCCTTGAACCAGTAACCATATATGAGGATAGGGCTAGTTCATACAAACAACTCTCGGTTCTGGCGATCGCTACCTGCGACCAAGACCATCCCAACGGCTTGATCGTATTGCACCAAACGGATCGCCAACGCCAATGGCAGCCAGAGGAACTGGATATGGTGCGCGAACTAGCCGATCAAGTTGGTTCGGCGATCGCTCATGCAACATTGTATAAAGAACTAGAGGCAGCTCGCGAACAAGCCGAAGAAGCTTCCCGCCTTAAAAGCCAGTTTCTAGCCAACACCTCCCACGAACTCCGCACGCCCCTAAACGGCATGATAGGATTCCTCAAGCTGATTCTGGACGACATAGCAGACGACCCAGAAGAACAGCGGGAATTTATCCAAGAAGCCTACAATTCAGCGCTGCACCTGCTAAACATCATTAACGATATCTTGGATATCGCCAGAATTGAAGCTGGCAAAATGAATCTGGATATGGGGCCCGTGAAGCTGCAAGAGTTATTTTCTAATGTGGAAAACTTTACAGGGAATCAAGCCCATCAAAAGAACCTCAGCTTCACTATTGATATGCCTGCCACCCATGATGAAATTATCTTGTATGGCAACTACCAGCGGCTGCTACAGGTGATGTTAAACCTGGTTGGCAATGCTATCAAATTCACTCACGAAGGTGGGGTGACAGTAAGTGCCGAGGTAATCAAAAAGAAAGTCAAGTTTGCAGGTCAGGAATTACCCGGCATGGTAAAAGTCCAAGTGGCTGATACTGGAATTGGCGTCTCCCTAGTTGACCAAGACAAACTTTTTCAATCTTTTAGTCAAGTGGATGGGGAACGCACCCGCACATATGGGGGAACGGGATTAGGGCTGGCAATCTCCCAAAAGCTAATGGAAGCTATGGGTGGAGTGGTTAACTTTTACAGTATGGGCGAAGGACTCGGCTCGACAGTCACCTTCACAGTGCCATTGTTTCAAGAACCTTTGATGGTTACTACGTCATAG